The Pseudomonadota bacterium genome has a window encoding:
- a CDS encoding 3-deoxy-D-manno-octulosonic acid transferase translates to MPSDFLIKPAFFIYNICWKIIIPLLHFNKRLAEGFLQRTFKEEPLRADLWIQAASAGEAYLAVEILKKLEFNKPVNILLTSGTKQGMDILESSIKEINDKDIVVNTSFFFFDQPNLMEKAVNKISPKLMILLESELWPGHLLALKKSGCKTIIINGRITDKSLNQYLIFKSFWNEIAPDKIYAISDNDAKRFAILFGDESVEVMPNIKFDRFGGNEVKSDIQNPIEVLFQNNSPFIVLASIRKKEEPLIENIITDILKKNPETIIGLFPRHMNRIRPWGKALDRMNIKWTLRSKAKNHAPKGTVILWDTFGELLHAYKYARAAFVGGSLVPLGGQNFIEALNYGVVPVIGPHWDNFSWVGKEIAKEKLVRVAANWQEAADILNEHISNPPSRENTKFAASQYFKHRQGGTAFAGNIIKDLLDKTAS, encoded by the coding sequence ATGCCATCTGATTTTCTTATAAAACCGGCTTTTTTTATATATAATATATGCTGGAAGATAATTATTCCCCTGTTGCATTTTAATAAGAGGCTTGCCGAAGGTTTTTTGCAGCGAACTTTTAAAGAAGAACCGCTAAGAGCAGATCTGTGGATTCAGGCTGCATCAGCAGGAGAAGCATATTTAGCTGTAGAAATTCTTAAAAAATTAGAATTTAACAAGCCTGTAAATATTTTGCTCACTTCAGGAACAAAACAGGGAATGGATATTCTTGAAAGCTCTATAAAAGAAATCAATGATAAAGATATTGTTGTAAATACTTCCTTCTTTTTTTTCGATCAACCTAATCTGATGGAAAAAGCAGTAAATAAAATCAGCCCCAAATTGATGATTCTTCTCGAATCCGAGCTGTGGCCGGGACACCTTCTGGCGCTTAAAAAATCAGGATGTAAAACAATAATTATAAACGGAAGAATAACTGATAAAAGCTTAAATCAGTATCTGATCTTCAAATCATTCTGGAATGAGATAGCACCCGACAAAATTTATGCAATATCGGATAATGACGCCAAACGTTTTGCAATTCTATTCGGCGATGAATCTGTAGAAGTTATGCCGAATATTAAATTCGACAGGTTCGGCGGTAATGAAGTCAAATCTGATATCCAAAACCCAATAGAAGTATTGTTTCAGAATAATTCTCCTTTTATAGTGCTTGCTTCCATTAGAAAAAAAGAAGAACCTTTAATCGAAAATATTATAACTGATATTCTTAAAAAAAATCCCGAAACAATAATTGGCCTTTTTCCACGTCACATGAATAGAATCAGACCTTGGGGCAAAGCACTTGATCGCATGAATATTAAATGGACGTTAAGATCAAAAGCTAAAAACCATGCCCCAAAAGGAACAGTTATTTTATGGGATACCTTTGGAGAACTTCTACATGCCTATAAATATGCAAGAGCAGCATTTGTGGGTGGAAGCCTTGTCCCTTTAGGCGGTCAGAATTTTATTGAAGCATTAAATTATGGAGTAGTTCCCGTAATAGGGCCACACTGGGATAATTTTTCATGGGTAGGTAAAGAAATTGCTAAAGAGAAATTAGTAAGAGTTGCAGCAAACTGGCAGGAAGCAGCCGATATATTAAATGAACATATCAGCAATCCACCTTCCCGTGAAAATACAAAATTTGCTGCCAGTCAATATTTTAAGCATAGGCAAGGCGGTACAGCCTTTGCCGGCAATATAATCAAAGACCTTTTAGACAAGACGGCTTCGTAA
- a CDS encoding HAD family phosphatase, whose translation MKAINLIVQSSVVLLDFDGVIVDSENWQIKAWNTAIEEMKISIEGPISIAGILDEEIALSIAKSKSVANRLLQTKNKIFVRLFDGQNPPLVPGVLQFIKLYSKIGIIGVTSNSNKSRLMTICEYYGLNKYLSIVEGARGKTAPKPSPEIYNLVLNKLKKSAAQAVAIEDSIPGLIAAKSANVKAIGLPTSCLISDLIPKADAVFESFDTLMHQWKELKTVKLD comes from the coding sequence ATGAAAGCAATTAATCTGATAGTTCAATCTTCCGTCGTTCTTCTGGATTTCGACGGTGTAATAGTTGATTCTGAAAACTGGCAGATAAAAGCTTGGAACACTGCAATAGAAGAAATGAAGATTTCTATAGAGGGACCAATATCTATTGCAGGGATTCTTGATGAAGAAATAGCCCTTTCAATTGCAAAGTCAAAATCTGTGGCAAATCGTTTACTTCAGACCAAAAATAAAATATTTGTGCGACTTTTTGACGGTCAAAACCCTCCCCTTGTTCCAGGGGTACTTCAGTTTATAAAATTATATAGTAAGATTGGAATTATAGGAGTTACGTCGAATTCTAACAAATCGCGTTTGATGACGATATGTGAGTACTATGGTTTAAATAAATATTTAAGTATTGTTGAAGGAGCACGTGGTAAAACCGCTCCAAAGCCATCACCAGAAATTTATAATCTTGTACTTAATAAACTTAAAAAGTCTGCTGCCCAAGCGGTTGCTATTGAGGATTCTATACCTGGTCTTATTGCCGCAAAATCTGCAAATGTTAAGGCAATAGGGCTTCCAACCTCTTGTTTAATATCCGATCTTATACCTAAAGCTGATGCTGTATTTGAATCTTTTGATACTCTTATGCATCAATGGAAAGAGCTTAAAACAGTAAAATTGGATTGA
- a CDS encoding TolC family protein, producing MRRDILSIKHYWLLPLVVMVVMLSNGNAASETLQEAWDIAISVDRSLKASKENTNAAESGLKAAKSAYIPNVVLKAGYASLSQDTKLKSDLLGQSLEIPLSQQNSGSYSTMATMPLYTGGSIESTIDASNALFHAAKLNENFEAQNLKLWVASSFVDVLRAGRILKVIKRHVRSLEAHTRNVENLYRDGMVAKSDMLSARVALADAHQKALQAANGLDLANAAYNRRLRRPLDWPVSLEEDFLDLVEEDLSVLTERALFKRSELAMLDRQVEAMRHKSDAVRGENYPQVSVSGGFDFQENKYHVYNDQWLVVLGVKWNLFDGGSVRHRASEVNHQASALSLQRDELASIITLQVRQAWLDVMETRKRIYVTQSAIDEAEENLRVVRDRYANGLAIHTEVLDAETMRAKSESNNTHALLDAGMAGLRLKRAVGEI from the coding sequence ATGCGAAGAGATATTCTTTCAATAAAACACTATTGGCTTCTGCCGCTTGTGGTAATGGTTGTAATGCTATCAAACGGTAATGCTGCATCCGAAACCCTGCAAGAGGCATGGGATATTGCGATATCTGTGGATCGCAGCCTTAAAGCATCCAAAGAAAACACAAATGCTGCCGAAAGTGGGCTAAAGGCTGCAAAGTCAGCCTATATTCCCAATGTAGTGCTTAAAGCGGGTTATGCATCTTTGTCGCAAGATACCAAGCTTAAAAGTGATTTATTAGGCCAGTCACTGGAAATCCCACTGTCGCAACAAAATAGCGGAAGTTATTCGACGATGGCCACCATGCCGCTTTATACCGGCGGAAGTATTGAAAGTACTATTGATGCTTCCAATGCTTTATTTCATGCGGCTAAGCTGAATGAAAACTTTGAGGCTCAGAACCTCAAGCTTTGGGTAGCCAGTTCCTTTGTGGATGTGTTGCGTGCCGGTCGTATATTAAAGGTTATTAAGCGCCATGTCCGGAGTTTGGAGGCACACACCCGCAATGTGGAAAATTTGTATAGAGATGGTATGGTAGCTAAAAGTGACATGCTTTCAGCCAGGGTTGCTCTGGCAGATGCGCATCAGAAAGCATTGCAGGCGGCAAACGGACTGGATCTTGCAAACGCAGCTTACAACCGGCGATTGAGGCGTCCACTGGATTGGCCTGTTTCCCTGGAAGAAGACTTTCTTGATCTGGTGGAAGAAGACTTGTCCGTATTGACTGAACGGGCGCTTTTTAAACGTAGCGAACTGGCTATGCTGGATCGCCAGGTTGAAGCCATGCGTCACAAATCCGATGCCGTGCGCGGAGAAAATTATCCACAGGTAAGCGTTTCCGGGGGCTTTGACTTCCAGGAAAATAAATATCATGTTTATAATGACCAGTGGTTGGTTGTACTTGGCGTCAAATGGAACCTGTTTGACGGCGGTAGTGTCAGGCATCGTGCAAGTGAAGTGAATCATCAGGCGTCTGCCTTATCCTTACAGCGGGATGAACTTGCCTCAATCATCACCCTTCAGGTGCGCCAGGCATGGCTTGATGTTATGGAAACACGAAAGCGTATTTATGTCACTCAATCAGCTATTGACGAAGCAGAAGAAAACCTTCGTGTAGTGCGGGACCGCTATGCAAACGGGCTTGCGATTCATACGGAAGTATTGGATGCCGAGACCATGCGTGCGAAAAGCGAGTCCAATAACACCCATGCCTTATTAGACGCTGGTATGGCCGGATTGCGGTTGAAACGTGCTGTTGGCGAGATATAG
- a CDS encoding efflux RND transporter permease subunit: MTDSRLNIAGHLADIFVTSRLTMLLILACALFGVFTVLMMPREENPQINMPAATVQVLLPGASPEEVEEHVIRPLESIVKQIPGVDHTFATAVNSMGALMVQFKVGQDKEESMVNLYDRVTGERDRLPLEAGAPVIRSMDVDDVPIITVTLASDKYDDYALKRLADRLIEGLRSLEEVSTTYVKGGRDREIRIEIDPVRMQAFGVTLVNVRSLITAANVFVPLGTFVQEGQNQKIALDGHLVSDEDLKRLIVGKHAGRPIYLSDIADIVDGPPEEIGPQTRIGFGPADPRFDKYRLPELPAVTLAVAKKKGSNSVFVANDVLERLERMKKQFVPSDVEVIITRNDGRKANDTVNHLMIHLGLSVIAVFIVIAVFLGLKEALIIVITVPLILSLTLGTDYLFGLTINRVTLFALIISLGLLVDAAIVVIENIQRNYSGLGESDKRQAAVYACNEIGNPTNLATLAIMLVLGSIHVMTGMPGQYLYPVAFTVPVAMAASLVVAYSVVPWSSVRWLVPGKAHSTKDQHSKSRLYRFYQKVMTPLIDRPKLRRYLYLLVTVAMTLSVIQPLWQFIRPAKGLSGPQTWFGVEVTFLPKDNKNTVNITIDMPETTPVEVTDQLAREIGVMLRNIPEVCDYQTWLGEAGVIDLNALLRGSGNKKGPFVAEIRVNFTDKTKRSKSSIDIAKELRPRVTGIAARYPGSTVQVVEDPPGPPVRATVLAEIYGKDTKQLRTLSRQVTQQFHKTYDMVEVTDSESEDVYEHHFVVDREKAALSGITSAEVAAKLSRLIHGEILGVAHIRGEKNPVPIRLKTPRRHEVNPVLLSRISMTNMQGQRIPFSELVTVQPSITDRPILHKDGERVTFVGGELGSTAPVYAVLDLNRRLNKMMLADGSRLTTANMGFQDKEPDIIDGYRLLWSGEQRMMMDAYSDMLIALGLALILVFLILVAYYQSFALPIIAMAAIPLAVTGIFPGHWIMDTKFSVTSMVGVIALAGIVVRNSLLIIDFVLDYQTQGMELRQAVLEAGAVRLRPILLTALAIVFGTLVILRDPLFGGLAVSLIFGTIASTILTMIVVPLFLYMFLKRSQQVPAQTEIAEEEV; encoded by the coding sequence ATGACTGACAGCAGACTTAATATTGCCGGACACCTGGCTGATATTTTTGTCACTTCCAGGCTTACTATGCTTTTAATTCTGGCCTGTGCATTGTTTGGTGTGTTTACTGTTTTGATGATGCCACGGGAAGAAAATCCGCAAATAAACATGCCGGCTGCCACGGTTCAGGTATTGTTGCCGGGAGCTTCGCCTGAGGAAGTGGAAGAACATGTGATACGACCACTGGAGAGTATCGTTAAGCAGATACCGGGGGTTGATCATACCTTTGCCACCGCAGTGAACTCAATGGGAGCACTGATGGTGCAGTTCAAGGTTGGCCAGGACAAGGAAGAATCCATGGTTAATCTATATGATCGCGTGACAGGTGAGCGCGATCGGTTACCTCTAGAGGCAGGGGCTCCGGTAATACGAAGCATGGACGTTGATGATGTGCCTATTATTACTGTCACCCTTGCCTCAGATAAATATGATGATTATGCCCTAAAGCGCCTTGCGGATCGTTTAATAGAAGGTCTGAGAAGCCTGGAAGAGGTTTCAACGACCTATGTTAAAGGCGGTCGGGACCGTGAAATACGTATTGAGATCGATCCGGTGCGCATGCAGGCATTCGGTGTTACATTGGTCAATGTGCGTTCGCTAATTACAGCGGCTAATGTGTTTGTACCGCTTGGCACCTTTGTGCAGGAGGGACAGAACCAGAAGATTGCTTTAGACGGCCATCTGGTTTCGGATGAAGATCTCAAACGGCTGATTGTGGGCAAGCACGCCGGTCGGCCTATATATCTAAGTGACATAGCAGATATTGTCGATGGTCCTCCTGAAGAAATCGGTCCGCAAACTCGTATTGGTTTTGGCCCGGCAGATCCCCGCTTTGACAAATACCGGTTGCCTGAGTTACCGGCTGTGACTCTGGCAGTTGCAAAAAAAAAGGGTAGTAATTCTGTATTTGTAGCAAACGATGTTCTTGAACGTCTTGAGCGTATGAAAAAACAATTTGTGCCGTCTGATGTGGAAGTTATTATAACCCGAAACGACGGTCGCAAAGCAAATGACACTGTAAACCATTTGATGATCCATTTAGGGTTATCCGTGATAGCAGTGTTTATCGTGATTGCCGTATTTCTGGGGCTGAAAGAAGCGCTGATAATAGTAATTACCGTGCCGCTGATTTTATCATTAACACTTGGTACGGATTACTTGTTTGGCCTGACCATCAATCGTGTTACGCTGTTTGCTTTGATCATATCGCTTGGGTTACTGGTGGATGCGGCTATTGTAGTAATTGAGAATATTCAACGTAATTATTCCGGCCTTGGCGAAAGTGATAAACGGCAGGCCGCAGTATATGCATGTAATGAGATTGGCAACCCGACAAATCTGGCAACTCTTGCCATAATGCTGGTGCTGGGTTCGATACATGTTATGACAGGTATGCCGGGACAATATCTTTATCCGGTTGCCTTTACCGTGCCAGTTGCAATGGCCGCTTCCCTTGTGGTGGCTTACAGTGTTGTTCCCTGGTCCTCCGTGCGCTGGCTGGTTCCGGGTAAAGCCCACAGTACAAAAGATCAGCATTCAAAAAGCCGTTTGTATCGTTTCTACCAAAAAGTTATGACGCCGCTGATCGACAGGCCAAAACTTCGGAGGTATTTATATCTCTTGGTGACAGTTGCTATGACGCTTTCCGTAATACAGCCTTTGTGGCAGTTTATACGTCCGGCGAAAGGCCTGAGCGGGCCCCAGACCTGGTTCGGTGTTGAGGTTACATTTTTGCCGAAAGATAACAAGAACACAGTGAATATAACCATAGACATGCCGGAAACAACACCGGTGGAAGTAACGGATCAGCTTGCCAGGGAGATCGGTGTGATGCTGCGTAATATTCCGGAAGTCTGCGACTACCAGACCTGGTTGGGAGAGGCAGGTGTTATCGATTTGAATGCTCTTCTGCGTGGTTCGGGAAACAAGAAAGGCCCTTTTGTTGCAGAAATTCGTGTTAATTTTACTGACAAGACTAAACGCAGCAAATCTTCTATCGATATTGCTAAAGAGCTGCGACCCCGGGTTACGGGCATAGCCGCCCGCTATCCGGGCAGTACCGTGCAAGTGGTTGAAGATCCGCCGGGGCCGCCGGTACGTGCAACTGTTCTGGCCGAAATATACGGGAAGGATACTAAGCAGTTAAGAACTCTTTCAAGACAAGTGACACAACAATTCCATAAAACGTACGATATGGTTGAAGTAACCGATTCGGAGTCAGAAGACGTATATGAACACCATTTCGTGGTTGACCGGGAAAAGGCTGCATTATCCGGTATTACCAGTGCCGAAGTGGCTGCCAAGCTAAGTCGCCTGATCCATGGAGAGATATTGGGTGTCGCGCATATCCGTGGCGAGAAAAATCCGGTGCCTATCCGCTTAAAGACTCCCCGGCGCCATGAGGTCAATCCTGTCCTGCTCTCGCGCATCTCCATGACCAATATGCAGGGGCAGCGGATACCGTTTTCCGAACTTGTTACGGTTCAGCCCTCAATCACCGATCGTCCTATTCTTCACAAGGACGGTGAGCGGGTTACCTTTGTGGGGGGAGAACTTGGAAGTACTGCCCCGGTCTATGCCGTGCTCGATCTTAACCGAAGGCTAAACAAAATGATGCTTGCTGACGGCAGCAGACTTACCACAGCAAACATGGGATTTCAGGATAAGGAACCGGATATAATTGATGGCTATCGCCTCTTGTGGAGCGGTGAACAGCGCATGATGATGGATGCTTACAGCGATATGCTGATTGCATTGGGATTGGCTCTCATCCTTGTTTTTTTGATACTGGTGGCTTATTATCAATCATTTGCCCTTCCCATTATTGCCATGGCAGCTATTCCCCTTGCCGTAACAGGTATTTTCCCCGGTCACTGGATCATGGATACAAAGTTTTCCGTTACTTCCATGGTCGGCGTTATTGCACTGGCCGGAATCGTTGTACGAAACTCGTTGCTTATTATCGATTTCGTTTTGGACTATCAGACTCAGGGCATGGAATTGCGGCAGGCTGTTCTGGAGGCAGGAGCTGTTCGGTTAAGGCCCATCCTGTTGACTGCTCTGGCCATCGTGTTCGGCACTTTGGTGATACTCCGTGATCCGTTATTCGGCGGTTTGGCAGTATCGTTAATCTTTGGAACGATAGCATCTACCATACTCACTATGATTGTTGTTCCTCTGTTTCTGTATATGTTCCTCAAACGAAGTCAACAGGTGCCGGCGCAAACAGAGATAGCAGAAGAAGAGGTATAA
- a CDS encoding efflux RND transporter periplasmic adaptor subunit, translating into MKTGVFLIFLCPLAFIIFLSGCDSNQPIYAQPARETRFLPILTASAGEQIEYATIGSVVSDRRIDVASRLSGYICDILVQEGDRVRRGQILVRLDEADVKGAIRKGEAAVSAAKAGFRDAQTDYEKFRDLFKRGSVSDNEWRKIRLKYEAASEAVNQAQAGLDTAVAQRIYTEIKSPLDGIVVARIKRAGDLALPGETLLTLESGKDLLFETFVAESRITSMTEGNPAEIRIDGLANPVKGTISRVVPSGDPVTRSYQVKIAMAETSGLMPGMFGRAVFPIGKSKSPVVPRSAMVERGGLRGVFVVDNSNAAYFRWLRIGREWPDRVEVSAGLHVGERLVAKNDPTLRDGDKIADAEAEND; encoded by the coding sequence ATGAAAACCGGCGTATTTCTAATATTTTTATGTCCATTGGCATTTATCATATTTTTGAGCGGATGTGACTCGAACCAGCCGATTTATGCCCAGCCCGCCCGGGAAACCCGGTTTCTACCAATCCTGACAGCATCAGCAGGTGAACAGATTGAATATGCTACAATCGGTTCGGTGGTATCGGACAGACGTATTGATGTTGCATCAAGATTGAGCGGTTATATATGCGATATTTTGGTACAGGAGGGTGACCGTGTGCGACGTGGGCAGATCCTTGTCCGGCTTGATGAAGCGGATGTTAAAGGTGCGATCCGAAAAGGAGAAGCGGCTGTCAGTGCGGCAAAAGCGGGGTTTCGCGATGCACAGACCGACTATGAAAAATTCCGGGATTTATTCAAACGCGGGAGCGTATCGGACAATGAGTGGCGTAAGATCAGGCTTAAGTATGAAGCAGCAAGCGAGGCCGTCAATCAGGCGCAGGCCGGATTGGACACAGCTGTTGCCCAACGGATTTATACCGAAATAAAAAGTCCTTTGGATGGCATAGTTGTGGCACGTATCAAACGGGCCGGCGATCTTGCCCTACCGGGTGAGACACTTTTGACATTGGAATCAGGCAAGGATCTGCTGTTTGAAACTTTTGTGGCGGAAAGCCGAATTACTTCCATGACCGAAGGCAATCCGGCGGAAATCAGAATCGATGGCCTGGCTAATCCCGTTAAAGGTACGATAAGCCGTGTTGTACCATCAGGTGATCCGGTCACGCGCAGCTATCAGGTTAAAATTGCCATGGCCGAAACATCAGGACTGATGCCTGGAATGTTCGGGCGTGCGGTTTTCCCGATTGGTAAAAGCAAGTCTCCGGTTGTTCCGAGATCGGCCATGGTCGAGCGTGGCGGATTACGCGGAGTATTCGTTGTAGATAACAGTAATGCAGCCTATTTTCGCTGGTTACGCATCGGGCGTGAATGGCCGGACAGGGTTGAAGTAAGTGCCGGGCTGCATGTCGGCGAGAGATTGGTTGCCAAAAATGATCCCACGCTGCGTGACGGCGATAAGATAGCAGACGCAGAGGCTGAAAATGACTGA
- a CDS encoding TetR/AcrR family transcriptional regulator produces MARSIAKKKTRELILKLSVPFFAKYGYNGVSMRDIAAAVELTPAALYYHFPDKEQLYIDVVAHEFQGKSVALTDALIGPESAWERLKKFIESLAQLAATDESFVALMQRVRLDSNADRQHKLAEYVFKDLFFAVHDLVSKLNLRYDAHMLSMSIFGMIFFPVEMGAIRMAMPGYSPEQTDPVVLARHVVDFLRMGVKDIEGVINK; encoded by the coding sequence ATGGCTAGATCAATTGCAAAGAAAAAAACGCGTGAATTAATTTTGAAACTGTCGGTTCCGTTTTTTGCCAAGTATGGATACAACGGCGTTTCCATGAGAGATATTGCTGCTGCCGTTGAGCTTACTCCTGCTGCTCTTTATTACCATTTCCCGGATAAGGAACAGTTATATATAGACGTAGTGGCACATGAATTTCAGGGAAAATCGGTTGCACTAACTGATGCTCTTATCGGGCCCGAATCGGCATGGGAGCGGCTTAAAAAATTCATTGAAAGTCTTGCCCAACTGGCGGCTACAGATGAAAGTTTTGTGGCGCTTATGCAAAGGGTAAGGCTGGACAGTAATGCGGACCGCCAGCATAAGTTGGCAGAATATGTGTTTAAAGATTTATTTTTTGCTGTACATGATTTGGTTTCCAAACTGAATTTGCGTTATGACGCCCATATGTTGTCCATGTCGATTTTCGGTATGATATTTTTTCCTGTTGAAATGGGCGCAATCCGTATGGCCATGCCGGGGTATAGTCCCGAGCAGACCGATCCCGTTGTGCTGGCAAGACATGTGGTTGATTTTCTGCGCATGGGAGTGAAAGATATTGAAGGTGTAATAAATAAGTAA
- a CDS encoding metallophosphoesterase, giving the protein MVLFLLVSSIIYLALNYYIYSRITGGLNLSIRASKILLVFFILATFSFIPAEILSRHFEQEWIRPFLYLSFTWLGVTSIAIAVFVIVDVLRIFIRLKKFRYYATVSALFLIALTSGYCLYNQAKNPVIKEIKIPVSKLPPAMNGFTVVQLSDLHLDMSKSESFLKDLVLQTLALKPDLIVITGDMIDTDICKLNDFCKILKRLKAKYGVYAVTGNHEFYAGIPLFMEIATNSDIRVLRNTNVLIADAIELVGIDDAFSVKRFEKISVKESLLSAFKKVDFTKPVLLLSHQPGVFDLARSMGADIQLSGHTHAGQLPPVDLLVQFLFKYPFGLYKKDTSYLYTTCGSAFWGPPMRMFSKPEIVKVILIAKKS; this is encoded by the coding sequence TTGGTACTTTTTCTTCTTGTTTCTTCCATAATATACCTTGCATTAAACTACTATATTTATAGTCGCATCACGGGTGGTTTGAATCTCTCGATCCGTGCTTCAAAAATTCTGCTGGTTTTCTTTATTCTGGCTACCTTCTCGTTTATTCCGGCTGAAATTCTTAGTCGCCATTTTGAGCAAGAGTGGATCAGACCGTTTTTATACTTAAGCTTTACCTGGCTTGGGGTGACATCAATCGCTATTGCAGTTTTTGTAATCGTAGATGTTTTAAGAATATTTATAAGGCTTAAAAAGTTCAGATACTATGCAACCGTTAGTGCTTTGTTTCTGATCGCATTAACATCCGGCTATTGCTTATACAATCAAGCAAAAAATCCTGTGATCAAAGAGATTAAGATTCCTGTATCAAAACTGCCGCCTGCTATGAACGGATTTACGGTAGTACAATTGTCGGATCTTCATTTGGATATGTCAAAATCAGAAAGCTTTCTTAAAGATCTTGTTTTACAAACGCTTGCACTAAAACCGGATCTTATTGTAATAACAGGCGATATGATAGATACTGATATTTGCAAACTTAATGATTTCTGCAAAATTCTAAAGAGATTAAAGGCAAAATATGGCGTATATGCGGTTACCGGAAACCACGAGTTTTATGCCGGCATTCCGCTTTTTATGGAAATAGCGACAAATTCGGATATCAGGGTTCTTAGAAACACAAATGTTTTAATTGCGGATGCTATAGAACTTGTCGGTATTGATGATGCATTCTCTGTTAAGCGGTTTGAAAAAATTTCGGTAAAAGAAAGTCTTTTGAGCGCATTTAAAAAAGTTGATTTCACAAAGCCGGTATTGCTTCTTTCGCATCAGCCGGGTGTTTTCGATCTTGCCCGAAGTATGGGGGCGGATATACAGCTTTCAGGACATACACATGCAGGGCAGCTTCCGCCCGTAGATTTGCTGGTTCAATTTCTATTTAAATATCCCTTCGGCTTATATAAAAAAGATACCTCATATCTTTATACTACATGCGGTTCTGCTTTCTGGGGGCCTCCCATGCGAATGTTTTCAAAACCGGAAATTGTCAAAGTAATCCTGATCGCAAAAAAGTCATGA
- the msrA gene encoding peptide-methionine (S)-S-oxide reductase MsrA, with translation MKVLIIAMMTLPFIFFATGTSIAVEDNIEKATFAGGCFWCMEHPFDQLDGVVSVIPGYTGGHKNNPTYKEVSAGGTGHTESIQIVYNPEKVTYEKLLNVFWHNIDPTVKDRQFCDTGNQYRSAIFYHNEKQQKLALQSKQMLEKNKPFKGNIETEIVQVSEFYPAEEYHQHYYKKNPIRYKYYRYSCGRDKRLKQLWGDEAGH, from the coding sequence ATGAAAGTACTAATTATCGCAATGATGACATTACCGTTCATATTTTTTGCAACCGGAACAAGTATAGCTGTAGAAGATAATATTGAGAAAGCAACATTTGCAGGCGGATGTTTCTGGTGTATGGAGCACCCATTCGACCAGCTTGACGGGGTGGTTTCGGTAATTCCGGGTTATACCGGAGGACATAAAAATAACCCGACATACAAAGAAGTCTCAGCAGGAGGAACCGGACATACCGAATCAATACAGATTGTCTATAATCCGGAAAAAGTGACTTATGAAAAATTGCTAAACGTCTTTTGGCACAATATTGACCCGACAGTTAAAGACAGGCAGTTTTGCGATACAGGCAATCAGTATCGAAGTGCAATCTTTTATCATAATGAGAAACAACAAAAGCTGGCATTACAGTCAAAGCAAATGCTTGAGAAGAATAAGCCTTTTAAAGGAAATATTGAAACAGAGATTGTCCAAGTCAGCGAGTTCTACCCTGCCGAAGAATATCATCAACACTATTATAAGAAAAATCCGATTCGTTATAAATACTACCGTTACAGTTGCGGTCGGGATAAGCGTCTTAAGCAATTGTGGGGTGATGAGGCAGGGCATTAA
- the msrB gene encoding peptide-methionine (R)-S-oxide reductase MsrB, with amino-acid sequence MGKTVVKTDEEWKKLLTPVQYHIMREMGTEQAFSGQYDHFYEDGIYRCAACGLDLYKSEDKFDSKTGWPSFTAPIAPENIIEAPDNSLFSTRTEILCRRCDSHLGHVFNDGPKPTGLRYCMNSAALQFVAAGK; translated from the coding sequence ATGGGCAAAACCGTGGTTAAAACAGATGAAGAATGGAAAAAGCTGCTCACACCTGTACAATACCATATAATGAGGGAAATGGGAACAGAGCAGGCTTTTAGCGGACAATACGACCATTTTTACGAAGACGGCATCTACCGTTGCGCCGCATGCGGTTTAGATCTGTACAAATCGGAAGATAAATTTGATTCAAAAACCGGCTGGCCAAGCTTTACAGCACCCATTGCACCGGAAAACATAATTGAAGCACCGGATAACAGTCTGTTTAGTACACGTACCGAGATACTCTGCCGCAGGTGCGACAGCCATTTAGGTCATGTTTTCAACGACGGCCCCAAACCAACAGGGCTAAGATACTGTATGAATTCTGCTGCATTGCAATTTGTAGCAGCAGGCAAATAA